The DNA sequence aaacaaagCTGAAGATACTTATTTTCCAAGGTTTTAGCTTAAAAAATAGATGGTAAAACCACATTATAATATCTTAATTGCCTCTTATTACTCAAAAATTTACccctagtttttatttcataaatttacGTATCTATGTAAGAAATGACGTATTATTAGGATTTTCATTGAttcattatttacaatagcaaaagaGGGAAATAAACTACCTGTTTATTACCAGAACACTGGTTAAGTAAATTATGGTAAACCCATAAAATAGGATACTATGCAACCAGTGAggggaaataaataaacatgCTCTATATGTATTGATGTAGCAAAACCATCATTATACTGATTGTCCTTGGAGAAAACAAGGAGTAGAACTCTGTGTAGAGTGTACCACCAATTGTGTGGAtaattatattcatatatgtttGTAAATACATAGGATATCCATCAAATAATTCACAAAAACCTGTAAATGTGATGGTGTCTTAGGCACGTTACTTTTACCATTTCCTAGGAAATAGGAAATAATTATGTCCTAGGTAGGAAATTATTTTTGTGGGGCATTTGGAGTGGGGGGTGCagactggaaagaaaaggagagtaaTTTTAAACTGTTTACTCTTTGCATCTTTAGGATTTGGCTCCATTTACTTGTGTCACCCgttaaaaaaaactggaaatcattaataaaaatatgctgccaacttttttttcctatttcatccATATATCTACTTTAATTGATTTCTACTTGGTGTTAGTAACTGTTAATGAGCAATGTTTTATTCCTAGAACTGAAAGAATCCATACATGTACTCATGTCTCagctaaagaaaattattttttctcattaatttctcTGGTTGAATCTTACGTTTCTTATgtacctcctcctccaggaagaagaaaggattCCATACTCTCTGCTTCCTTGATTAGTAGACTATTGTCTAGTTTACTCCTCACTTGATAGCATTGATCATTCTACTAGAATATAAAGTCCTACTTATTTGCCCAACTACTAGACTTCTCAGCTTCATGTGGGCAGGGCCATGAATATCTTGTTCATTCCTAGCTCTTTCTAAGGTTCTTTCATAATAACGAATtctttaaattcatattttttgttaaattgaaTGAATGTCTAAGTTATACCCACAAACCATATCCACACTGTGCAACAGTTTAGTTAAGCAGGTTGCTAACTACTAAGTTTCTGTGTCTTGACTAGGACCTTAATCACCTGCAGTAGTATACCATAGCATGCTCAGTGCATGAGCATTATAATTGATTATCATTTGACTTTACTTAAATTGACTTGAAGGtacaaatgtacatatttatggaaatGTAAAGCAGAGCAATTGAAAATTCAAGTGAGACCCTAAGTATACATCTGAAATAATCAACATCGGAAtgatttaaaaatgcatagaTTGAAAAAACTACCAAGAAAGCCtatgcagaaaacaaaatgtaagcCTAATTAAAACCTTTAAGAGAACCCCACATTAGGAAAGTGAATAAAGAAAGAGGAATTTTCAAGCAAGAAGGAAAGGATGAGAAAAATAACacttctgccaaaaaaaaaaaaaaaaaaaaaaaaaggataagaagCATAGACCTAATGCATTACTTTTATACTTAGCTCTAAAGTCactccatttgtttatttattgttttttagatCCTGCTTACTTTGGAATATAATctgaaaaaacataaaacatatacacatacacacaattatatatatttcattaggGCATAGGTGGGCTTCCCAAATAAGTTGGAGAAGCAATAAAACAGGTTTTAACAAATAATCGTGATATTTACCATTCTCTTAAGTAGTTTGaccaaaacagaaagaagaaatataactACCAGAGAGAGCGTCATTGATCCTAGGCCTTTTGTTGGAAATGGTGAACATAAAGCTGATTGAAAAAACATGttctgaaggagaaagaaaacatctgTTTTGGggatggaaatggaaagaaagatggCTACAGATAGCATGTATAGAGATTGAAGAGTGAAGAATAAAGTGGGGCTCACGTCTGACAGCCTTTTCCTGTCTGGAAAGTTGATGGCGTCACCTTTAAAGTGAAGctggaaaattagaaataaaatacttgatgtgaaaaaataagtttataatgAGCATTGAGCAGAGCCAGTTTGATTAAtcagaaaaccacttaaaggaaTTGGAGTAGAATGAAGGCTCAATTCAAATAATTCAGACTTTATGATTTAGAAATGGGGCAAGTTGGATTGATCCTCTAATTTTTGAAATCCATGTAgtacagtaaagaaaaaaaaaaaggaacccaaATATTCAGGATATGAGGAAGAATAAGAAGATTTTATCTTGGGGTTTggttaaaaaacaagaaaacattaaaaacatactATATCTTGGACAAATgttgatttaaaattatttaatgtaaataactttattttcattctttctggtTGTGTTATTATTCCAGCATCTTCAACCCAGATTTCAAACACCACTGTTTTCAAACTAGAAGAGAATTCAGAACCTGCACttattctggagaaaaaaaatgaagctaaCCATCTAGGAGGACAAAGGGATTCTAATGAGCAAGGAGGTAGTTATACACAAGGAAATCCGGAAACATTTAGTCTTCAAGGACAACCAGGATATTTTAACAAGCTAGAGAAACCAAGAAACTTTAAGCCAGGGAGAGCAGGAGTTTTAAACCAGCCTGAGATTTTAAAGAATTCAGGAAAATCTAACCAAAAAGGGAATCCAGAATCTTCTAATATGCAGGAAAAATCAGGATCTTCTAGCCAACTAGGGAAACCAGGGTTTTCTACCCAACAGGGAAATCCAGGGTCATCTGGCCAACAAGGGAAACCAGGGTCATTTAGCCGGAAAGTGATGGTGGGGTCATCTAGCCAACAGGGGAAGCCAGGATCATCTAGCCAACAAGGGAATCTAGGGTCATCTACCCAGAAAGGGAATTTAGGATCTTCTAGCCTACAAGGGCATCTGGGTTTATCTAGCCATCAAGAGAAGCCAGAATCATCTGACCAGCAAGGGAAGCCAGGGTCATCTAGCCAACAGGGAAATCTAGGATCTTCTAGCCAACAAGGAAATCCAGGGTCTTCTAGCCAACAGGGGAAGCCAGGGTCGTCTAACCAACAAGGAAATCTAGGATCTTCTGGCCAACAGGGGAAGCCAGGATCTTCTAGCCAACAGGGGAAGCCAGGGGCATCTAGTCAACAAGGGAAGCCAGGGTCATCTAGCCAACAAGGAAATCTACATTTATCTAGCCAACAAGGGAATCAAGGACCTTCTAGCAAACAGGGGAAGGCAGGGTTATCCAGACATCAAGGAAATCTAGGATTATCTAGCCAGCAAGGGAATATAGGATCTTCTAGCCAACAGGGAAAGCCAGAGTCTTCTAGCCAACAAGGGAATCTAGGGTCATCTAGTCATCAAGGGAAGCCAGGGGCATCTAGTCAACAAGGGAAGCCAGGGGCATCTAGTCAACAAGGGAAGCCAGGGGCATCTAGCCAGCAAGGAGATCTAGAATCTTCTAAGCATCAGGGGAAGCCAGGGTCATCTAACCAGCAAGGAGATCTGGGATCTTGTAGGCATCAGGGGAAACCAGGGTCATCTAGCCAACAAAGAAAATTGAGGTCACTTTACAACCAACGACAAAGAAAAAATATCGACAACACTTTCGATGGCAATATAATGGACTTTCAGGTTAGTGTTAATAACTTCTTTTTCTCAGTCaacttgacccagcaattctctTTTCCAAGacttaaaatgctttaaaaaccaCAATGTGTTAACGAAAAATCACTTGCAATGACACTGATTAAACAAAATGAGAAGAACTTTAGAGCTGATTATTTTCATGCATAACACTTATGATTATTAATGAATGTACTGCCCTTCTATTCTATCTTTCATTTCCCTCTATTATTTTCCACTCAAACCTCTCTACCTATACTAGAGAAACTCAGATCCTCATCAACTGAGCACGCAACTTTGCCAAGTTTAGTTTTCATATCCATTTTTATCCCATCTATAATCTACAAATCACTGAAGTAATATTCCTAAATCAAAAATCCTCTCTGATATTTTAGACCCCTACTTGAAATTCCCCAGTGGCTTCATACTACCTAGAAGACGTAATTTAAACTCCTAAACACAGAATTTACAGATTTTCATGATTACACTGCATACTGTTTAGCCTCATTTCATGTCACTGTTGCTCACACACCACCCATGTCATACAGAGCCCTTTGATTTTCCACTCATGTATTCCTAATACTAATGATTTCTTCTATTGTTAAACACATCTTATTGCTTTGTCATTTAGTGTCTATTTATTCAGCTAGATAATGAACTTCTTGAAGAAAGTACCATTTATTTTCaaacctgtaaccccagaacttagAATAAGTGTGGCATATAGTAAGTTCTCCTGAATTGCATGTTAGATGGATAGATACATGCCTGTTACTTGGAAGCCACCATTTCAAATAGGTGAACAGCTATCTGATGCACATGTCTCCTGTATTCCCTTCTGAGTCCTGCTGTGCTTTTACTTTCACTTGCCTGCCTCTCTTCCAACAATCAGCCtcctaatttatttaataattgctTTGAATACTCCATTTGATACTCACATTCAAAACCGTTTTCTAGAACACTTTCTCTAACTTATCATCTTAatggaaactttatttttttacctcATAAATTTTCATCCCTCACAAGCCTTCCAGACGAAAGTCATTTGTTCTCTTAGTTATTGTCACTTGGCTGGCATGAagtagcaatctctcagagacaCTCCCTACCATTCAGATCTTAATGCCATCACCAGCAGGTCTCTGAGTTTTTAGGATGTcacttaaaattttgtaattttgtatttattctaaAATAGGAGAAATAACCATGTCCAGTTAACAGAGTAAGTGTGAAATAAATTGATCTTCATGAAAGGGTTGTATGATTTGGAAAATATGGAGGCATTTTTTATCTTCCTGTAACATCTCAACTCTGAGAATACCACATCCTCTAGCAAAAATGTCTCATCATTCTCATTAATGTCTCTGTTCTCATCTGCTAGTCAAAGCTTACTTATATTCACAGGCTTCTGCCGTTTAGCTCACATCCAAAGAAAATGCATCAGGAATTATTTAAATGAATCCTGCATAATCCTACTTCCTATATAATTTTTTGTTCATGGATATACCAAAAAAAGGGAATCAACAAATTATGACTGTATGTGTTTTGTATTTGCTTGTATGACTTTTCCCTGACAATTGTTTTTCCATGTAGAGGAAGAATTGCctccagaaaattaaaatagaggcAGTCTGACTTACAGTAAGAGCAGGCAACTTGGAGTAGATAACAGAGTTTGAATCACATCTTGGACATTTGATCTACCCATAATTTTAAGCTTGCCACTTAAATCCATTATGCCTTTATGCGTGCAGGTATAAAATAGGACAAAAtatactctttttaaatttttgtaattttttaatgctttgaaGGTACatggtaggtatatatatttatgggttacacaAGGTATTTTGATACAgccatgcaatgtgtaataatcacatcaaggtaaatgggg is a window from the Rhinopithecus roxellana isolate Shanxi Qingling chromosome 3, ASM756505v1, whole genome shotgun sequence genome containing:
- the MARCOL gene encoding MARCO-like protein, with the protein product MRAFIFSLFMLLAMFSASSTQISNTTVFKLEENSEPALILEKKNEANHLGGQRDSNEQGGSYTQGNPETFSLQGQPGYFNKLEKPRNFKPGRAGVLNQPEILKNSGKSNQKGNPESSNMQEKSGSSSQLGKPGFSTQQGNPGSSGQQGKPGSFSRKVMVGSSSQQGKPGSSSQQGNLGSSTQKGNLGSSSLQGHLGLSSHQEKPESSDQQGKPGQQGKPGSSNQQGNLGSSGQQGKPGSSSQQGKPGASSQQGKPGSSSQQGNLHLSSQQGNQGPSSKQGKAGLSRHQGNLGLSSQQGNIGSSSQQGKPESSSQQGNLGSSSHQGKPGASSQQGKPGASSQQGKPGASSQQGDLESSKHQGKPGSSNQQGDLGSCRHQGKPGSSSQQRKLRSLYNQRQRKNIDNTFDGNIMDFQTGSASSKKSIRKTKCQSVYKPVCGSDGKTYGNHCILKEAKW